Proteins from a genomic interval of Lemur catta isolate mLemCat1 chromosome 17, mLemCat1.pri, whole genome shotgun sequence:
- the C17H20orf27 gene encoding UPF0687 protein C20orf27 homolog produces MAAANKGNKPRVRSIRFAAGHDAEGSQSHVHFDEKLHDSVVMVTQEGDSSFLVKVGFLKILHRYEITFTLPPVHKLSKDVHEAPVPSLYLKLLSVVPTSEGYSVKCEYSAHKEGVLKEEMLLACEGAAGACVRVVVQARVMDRHHGTPMLLDGVKCVGAELEYDSEHSDWHGFD; encoded by the exons ATGGCTGCAGCCAACAAGG GCAACAAGCCCAGAGTCCGGAGTATCCGCTTTGCGGCAGGCCACGATGCAGAAGGCTCCCAGAGCCACGTCCACTTTGATGAGAAGCTGCATGACTCAGTGGTCATGGTCACCCAGGAGGGCGACAGCAGCTTTCTGGTCAAG GTCGGCTTCCTGAAGATCCTGCACAGGTATGAGATCACCTTCACTCTGCCTCCGGTGCACAAACTGAGCAAGGATGTCCACGAGGCACCTGTCCCCAGCCTGTACCTCAAGCTCCTCAGCGTTGTGCCCACCTCTGAAG GTTACAGCGTCAAGTGTGAGTACTCAGCACACAAGGAGGGCGTGCTCAAGGAGGAGATGCTGCTAGCCTGTGAAGGGGCCGCGGGCGCCTGCGTGCGCGTGGTGGTGCAGGCACGCGTCATGG ACCGACACCACGGCACACCCATGCTGCTGGACGGTGTCAAGTGCGTGGGCGCCGAGCTGGAATACGACTCCGAGCACAGCGACTGGCACGGCTTCGACTGA
- the SPEF1 gene encoding sperm flagellar protein 1 isoform X1, with the protein MGKGCSSSEVCWRLSLLCLITDLDFCWVPTLCHARFSHPTPPLFSSPLSSLPVFPSSIFTPTPSVLVAEVIKFYFPKMVEMHNYVPANSLQQKLSNWSHLNRKVLNKLNFSVPDDVMRKIAQCAPGVVELVLIPLRQRLEERQRRRKQGAGSLQELAPQDGSGYMDVGLSQKARGEGAPDPQGGVQLRSGLPPAPQPPGYSQTLQGDPSFVLQIAEKEQELLASQETVQVLQMKVRRLEHLLQLKNVRIDDLSRRLQQAQRKQR; encoded by the exons ATGGGGAAGGGATGCAGCTCCTCTGAGGTATGCTGGAGACTTAGTCTCCTCTGCCTGATCACTGATCTTGATTTCTGCTGGGTTCCAACACTTTGCCATGCCCgattctcccaccccaccccacccctcttcTCTTCACCCCTTTCTTCCTTACCCGTTTTCCCATCTTCCATATTTACTCCCACTCCCTCAGTCCTGGTTGCAGAGGTCATCAAGTTTTACTTCCCCAAGATGGTGGAGATGCACAATTATGTCCCTGCCAACTCTCTCCAGCAGAAGCTCAGCAACTGGAGTCACCTGAACAG GAAGGTATTGAACAAGCTGAACTTCTCGGTACCGGACGACGTGATGCGCAAGATCGCGCAGTGCGCCCCCGGCGTGGTGGAGCTGGTGCTCATCCCACTGAGACAGCGCCTGGAGGAGCGGCAGAGGCGCAGGAAGCAGGGCGCCGGCTCCTTACAG GAGCTGGCTCCCCAGGATGGCAGCGGCTACATGGATGTGG GTTTATCCCAGAAGGCCCGAGGTGAAGGTGCCCCGGACCCCCAGGGAGGGGTGCAGCTCAG GTCGGGCCTGCCACCCGCGCCCCAGCCTCCCGGGTATAGCCAGACGCTGCAGGGCGACCCAAGCTTCGTCCTCCAGATCGCTGAAAAGGAACAGGAGCTGTTGGCCTCGCAGGAGACCGTGCAG GTCCTGCAGATGAAGGTCAGGCGCCTGGAGCACCTGCTCCAGCTTAAAAACGTGCGCATCGACGACCTCTCCCGGCGGCTCCAGCAAGCGCAGCGTAAGCAGCGGTGA
- the SPEF1 gene encoding sperm flagellar protein 1 isoform X3 translates to MASSVDEEALHQLYLWVDNIPLSRPKRNLSRDFSDGVLVAEVIKFYFPKMVEMHNYVPANSLQQKLSNWSHLNRKVLNKLNFSVPDDVMRKIAQCAPGVVELVLIPLRQRLEERQRRRKQGAGSLQELAPQDGSGYMDVGLSQKARGEGAPDPQGGVQLRSGLPPAPQPPGYSQTLQGDPSFVLQIAEKEQELLASQETVQVLQMKVRRLEHLLQLKNVRIDDLSRRLQQAQRKQR, encoded by the exons ATGGCGAGCAGCGTGGACGAGGAGGCGCTGCACCAGCTCTACCTGTGGGTAGACAACATCCCTCTGTCCCGGCCCAAGCGAAACCTCTCCCGGGACTTCAGTGACGGAG TCCTGGTTGCAGAGGTCATCAAGTTTTACTTCCCCAAGATGGTGGAGATGCACAATTATGTCCCTGCCAACTCTCTCCAGCAGAAGCTCAGCAACTGGAGTCACCTGAACAG GAAGGTATTGAACAAGCTGAACTTCTCGGTACCGGACGACGTGATGCGCAAGATCGCGCAGTGCGCCCCCGGCGTGGTGGAGCTGGTGCTCATCCCACTGAGACAGCGCCTGGAGGAGCGGCAGAGGCGCAGGAAGCAGGGCGCCGGCTCCTTACAG GAGCTGGCTCCCCAGGATGGCAGCGGCTACATGGATGTGG GTTTATCCCAGAAGGCCCGAGGTGAAGGTGCCCCGGACCCCCAGGGAGGGGTGCAGCTCAG GTCGGGCCTGCCACCCGCGCCCCAGCCTCCCGGGTATAGCCAGACGCTGCAGGGCGACCCAAGCTTCGTCCTCCAGATCGCTGAAAAGGAACAGGAGCTGTTGGCCTCGCAGGAGACCGTGCAG GTCCTGCAGATGAAGGTCAGGCGCCTGGAGCACCTGCTCCAGCTTAAAAACGTGCGCATCGACGACCTCTCCCGGCGGCTCCAGCAAGCGCAGCGTAAGCAGCGGTGA
- the SPEF1 gene encoding sperm flagellar protein 1 isoform X2 produces MASSVDEEALHQLYLWVDNIPLSRPKRNLSRDFSDGVLVAEVIKFYFPKMVEMHNYVPANSLQQKLSNWSHLNRKVLNKLNFSVPDDVMRKIAQCAPGVVELVLIPLRQRLEERQRRRKQGAGSLQELAPQDGSGYMDVGKVAFLFLPPRRSFLLFSFLTPARVGGGGGGEAGGWDSRMLTPPLALPQVYPRRPEVKVPRTPREGCSSGRACHPRPSLPGIARRCRATQASSSRSLKRNRSCWPRRRPCRSCR; encoded by the exons ATGGCGAGCAGCGTGGACGAGGAGGCGCTGCACCAGCTCTACCTGTGGGTAGACAACATCCCTCTGTCCCGGCCCAAGCGAAACCTCTCCCGGGACTTCAGTGACGGAG TCCTGGTTGCAGAGGTCATCAAGTTTTACTTCCCCAAGATGGTGGAGATGCACAATTATGTCCCTGCCAACTCTCTCCAGCAGAAGCTCAGCAACTGGAGTCACCTGAACAG GAAGGTATTGAACAAGCTGAACTTCTCGGTACCGGACGACGTGATGCGCAAGATCGCGCAGTGCGCCCCCGGCGTGGTGGAGCTGGTGCTCATCCCACTGAGACAGCGCCTGGAGGAGCGGCAGAGGCGCAGGAAGCAGGGCGCCGGCTCCTTACAG GAGCTGGCTCCCCAGGATGGCAGCGGCTACATGGATGTGGGTAAGgtggcttttctgtttctccctcccAGGAGGAGCTTTCTTCTGTTCTCCTTCCTAACGCCTgcgagggtgggaggtgggggtggaggggaagcaGGAGGATGGGACTCCAGGATGCTCACTCCTCCACTTGCCTTACCTCAGGTTTATCCCAGAAGGCCCGAGGTGAAGGTGCCCCGGACCCCCAGGGAGGGGTGCAGCTCAG GTCGGGCCTGCCACCCGCGCCCCAGCCTCCCGGGTATAGCCAGACGCTGCAGGGCGACCCAAGCTTCGTCCTCCAGATCGCTGAAAAGGAACAGGAGCTGTTGGCCTCGCAGGAGACCGTGCAG GTCCTGCAGATGA
- the CENPB gene encoding major centromere autoantigen B, translating into MGPKRRQLTFREKSRIIQEVEENPTLRKGEIARRFNIPPSTLSTILKNKRAILASERKYGVASTCRKTNKLSPYDKLEGLLIAWFQQIRAAGLPVKGIILKEKALRIAEELGMDDFTASNGWLDRFRRRHGVVSCSGVARARARNSTPRTPAAPASPAAVPSEGSGGGMTGWHAQEEQPPSVAEGYASQDVFSATETSLWYDFLPDQAAGLFGGDGRPRQATQRLSVLLCANADGSEKLPPLVAGKSAKPRAGQAGLPCDYTANSKGGVTTQALAKYLKALDTRMAAESRRVLLLAGRLAAQSLDTSGLRHVQLAFFPPGTVHPLERGVVQQVKGHYRQAMLLKAMTALESQDHSGLQLGLMEALHFVAAAWQAVEPSDIAACFREAGFGGGPNATITTSLKSEGEEEEEDEEGEEEEEEEEGEGEEEEDEEEGQEEEEEEERGEGEELGEEEEVEEEGDVDDSDEDEEEEEEESSSEGLEAEDWAQGVVEAGGSFGGYGAQEEAQCPTLHFLEGGEDSESDSEDEEDDEEEDEEDDDEDDEEDGDEVPVPSFGEAMAYFAMVKRLEISKRSSGGVTVGASLVSGCRLHASPSLAGRHPGQRGLGLGPEASHPAAPFPV; encoded by the exons ATGGGCCCCAAGCGGCGACAGCTGACGTTCCGGGAGAAGTCGCGCATCATCCAGGAGGTGGAGGAGAACCCGACCCTGCGCAAGGGCGAGATCGCGCGGCGTTTCAACATCCCTCCGTCCACGCTGAGTACCATCCTGAAGAACAAGCGCGCCATCCTGGCGTCGGAGCGCAAGTACGGTGTGGCCTCCACCTGCCGAAAGACCAACAAGCTGTCCCCCTACGACAAGCTCGAGGGGTTGCTCATCGCCTGGTTCCAGCAGATCCGCGCCGCTGGCCTGCCGGTCAAGGGCATCATCCTCAAGGAGAAGGCGCTGCGTATAGCCGAGGAGCTGGGCATGGACGACTTCACTGCTTCCAACGGATGGCTGGACCGCTTCCGCCGGCGCCACGGTGTGGTGTCCTGCAGTGGCGTGGCCCGCGCACGGGCGCGAAACTCTACCCCGCGGACCCCAGCGGCGCCTGCTAGCCCGGCCGCGGTGCCCTCAGAGGGCAGCGGCGGGGGCATGACGGGCTGGCACGCTCAAGAGGAGCAGCCACCGTCGGTGGCCGAGGGCTATGCCTCGCAGGACGTGTTCAGCGCGACCGAGACCAGTCTATGGTACGACTTCCTGCCCGACCAGGCCGCGGGGCTGTTCGGAGGCGACGGCCGCCCGCGCCAGGCCACCCAGCGCCTGAGCGTCTTGCTGTGCGCCAACGCAGATGGCAGCGAAAAGCTGCCCCCGCTGGTGGCCGGCAAGTCTGCGAAGCCCCGTGCAGGCCAAGCCGGCCTCCCCTGCGACTACACCGCCAACTCTAAGGGTGGTGTCACCACCCAGGCCCTGGCCAAGTACCTGAAGGCCCTGGACACCCGAATGGCTGCAGAGTCTCGACGGGTCCTGTTGCTGGCTGGCCGCTTGGCTGCCCAGTCCCTGGACACCTCGGGCCTGCGGCATGTGCAGCTGGCCTTCTTCCCACCGGGCACCGTGCATCCGCTGGAGCGGGGAGTGGTCCAACAGGTGAAGGGCCACTACCGCCAGGCTATGCTGCTCAAGGCCATGACCGCCCTAGAGAGCCAGGATCACTCAGGCCTGCAGCTGGGCCTCATGGAGGCCCTGCACTTCGTGGCTGCGGCCTGGCAGGCAGTGGAGCCTTCGGACATAGCCGCCTGCTTTCGTGAGGCTGGCTTTGGAGGTGGCCCTAATGCCACCATCACCACTTCCCTCAAGagtgagggggaggaagaggaggaggatgaggaaggagaagaggaggaggaagaagaggagggtgaaggggaggaggaggaggacgaggaggaaggccaggaggaagaggaagaggaggagcggggagaaggagaggagttgggagaggaagaggaggtggaggaagagggtgATGTTGATGACAGtgatgaagatgaggaggaagaggaggaggagagctcCTCCGAGGGCTTGGAGGCTGAGGACTGGGCCCAGGGAGTAGTGGAAGCTGGTGGCAGCTTTGGGGGTTACGGTGCCCAGGAGGAGGCCCAGTGCCCTACTCTCCATTTCCTGGAAGGTGGGGAGGACTCCGAGTCGGACAGTGAGGACGAGGAGGATGAtgaagaggaggatgaggaagatgACGATGAAGACGATGAGGAGGATGGTGATGAGGTGCCTGTACCCAGCTTCGGGGAGGCCATGGCTTACTTTGCCATGGTCAAGAG ATTGGAGATTTCCAAGAGGTCCTCCGGGGGAGTGACAGTGGGTGCTTCCCTGGTGAGCGGCTGCAGGCTCcatgcctctccctctctggCAGGGCGCCATCCTgggcagaggggcctggggctgggcccagAGGCCAGCCATCCAGCTGCTCCTTTCCCAGTGTGA